A stretch of the Streptococcus oralis genome encodes the following:
- a CDS encoding glycoside hydrolase family 125 protein, protein MIYSKEIVRKWLDEVAERAKDHPEWVDVFERCYTDTLDNTVEILEDGSTFVLTGDIPAMWLRDSTAQLRPYLHVAKKDPLLRQTIAGLVKRQMTLVLKDPYANSFNIEENWKGHHETDHTDLNGWIWERKYEVDSLCYPLQLAYLLWKETGETSQFDETFVAATKEILHLWTVEQDHKNSPYRFVRDTDRKEDTLVNDGFGPDFAVTGMTWSAFRPSDDCCQYSYLIPSNMFAVVVLGYVQEIFAELDLADSQNIVADAKRLQAEIQEGIENYAYTTNSKGEKIYAFEVDGLGNASIMDDPNVPSLLAAPYLGYCDIEDEVYQATRSTILSPENPYFYQGKHASGLGSSHTFYRYIWPIALSIQGLTTRDKAEKKFLLDQLVACDGGTGVMHESFHVDDPTLYSREWFSWANMMFCELVLDYLDIR, encoded by the coding sequence ATGATTTATTCGAAAGAAATTGTTAGAAAATGGCTAGACGAAGTAGCAGAGCGGGCTAAGGACCATCCGGAGTGGGTGGATGTCTTTGAGCGTTGCTATACAGACACCTTGGACAATACGGTTGAGATCCTAGAAGATGGTTCAACCTTTGTACTCACAGGGGATATTCCTGCCATGTGGCTTCGGGATTCGACAGCCCAACTTAGACCCTACCTGCATGTGGCAAAAAAAGATCCTCTCTTGCGTCAGACCATTGCAGGTTTGGTTAAGCGTCAGATGACCTTGGTGCTCAAGGATCCTTATGCCAACTCCTTTAACATTGAGGAAAACTGGAAGGGGCACCATGAGACTGACCATACCGACCTTAATGGCTGGATTTGGGAACGCAAGTATGAGGTGGACTCACTTTGCTATCCTTTGCAGTTGGCCTATCTCCTTTGGAAAGAAACAGGAGAAACCAGTCAGTTTGATGAGACTTTTGTCGCAGCTACCAAGGAAATTCTTCATCTCTGGACAGTGGAACAAGACCACAAGAACTCTCCTTATCGTTTTGTCCGTGATACAGACCGCAAGGAAGATACTCTGGTAAATGATGGTTTTGGACCTGACTTTGCAGTGACAGGTATGACCTGGTCAGCCTTTCGTCCGAGTGATGACTGCTGCCAGTATAGCTATTTGATTCCGTCCAATATGTTTGCCGTAGTCGTCTTGGGGTATGTGCAAGAAATCTTTGCAGAACTAGACCTAGCTGATAGCCAAAACATCGTGGCAGACGCTAAACGTCTGCAAGCAGAGATCCAAGAAGGAATCGAAAATTACGCTTACACAACTAACAGCAAGGGCGAAAAGATTTACGCCTTTGAAGTGGATGGCCTAGGAAATGCTAGTATCATGGATGATCCAAACGTACCAAGTTTGTTGGCGGCGCCTTATCTGGGTTATTGCGACATTGAAGACGAAGTGTATCAAGCCACACGCAGCACCATTCTAAGCCCTGAAAATCCATACTTCTACCAAGGTAAACATGCTAGTGGTCTCGGAAGTTCCCATACCTTCTATCGCTATATCTGGCCAATCGCCCTTTCTATCCAAGGTTTGACAACAAGAGATAAGGCAGAGAAAAAATTCTTGCTGGATCAGCTGGTTGCTTGCGATGGTGGCACAGGTGTTATGCACGAAAGCTTCCACGTGGACGACCCAACTCTCTACTCTCGTGAATGGTTCTCTTGGGCCAACATGATGTTTTGTGAATTAGTCTTGGATTACCTGGATATTCGCTAA
- a CDS encoding GH92 family glycosyl hydrolase gives MKPLLETIDTRFGTASKHAFSRGNTLPYTGVPFGMNYFVPQTSDQEGAWFFDPHLPIFQGIRLTHQPSPWIGDYSWLLLTPVTGQLGGDSLFHRQSSYDMDKASFQPHYLKIFSLRYQIETQLTPTCYGASIRLEQKQGKDLSLYLHAADELTVEQVDKRMLALRQEGETETTKNPLILFTALQMNTDILAISQESRDWRIDLASSHAEIQLATSFISPSQALLNLPQTDFDSCKASAKADWENLLHRFDILETGEADRTFFDHCLYRLFLFPQTFYEVNESGQAIHMDLTTGTVKPGVLFSNNGFWDTFRTTFPLFALVIPEHYHRFLEGFLNSYRDTGFLPKWLAPDERGMMPGTLLDGIIADSACKDMAPDLEEELLQAMLETASKSDPLGINGRHGLTQYQELGYLSTDHHESVSHTLDYAYSDFCIASCAEKLGQNDIAQTYKVASQNYRHLFDAETGYMRARDSQGNFRPDFSPYSWGRDYAECSAIQATLGVLHDIPGLIQLMGGKEVFSRYLLKACQDAPLFETTSYGYEIHEMSEMATAPFGQLAISNQPSFQIPYLFRYSNYPDYTALLIKSLRQKAFHPSWQAYPGDEDNGSLSAWYIWSALGFYPTCPGKPSYDLGIPLFDHLRIYLAKEGKWLDIHAEQNHNHFNFVKECRLDKVPVSSIQHQNLLKAEQLSFTLSWLPNHS, from the coding sequence ATGAAACCACTACTTGAAACCATCGATACCCGCTTTGGGACTGCTAGCAAGCATGCCTTTTCTCGAGGAAATACCCTGCCCTACACAGGCGTACCTTTTGGGATGAATTATTTTGTGCCTCAGACCAGTGACCAGGAGGGAGCTTGGTTTTTCGATCCGCATCTGCCCATCTTTCAGGGGATTCGCTTAACCCACCAGCCTAGTCCTTGGATTGGGGACTACTCTTGGCTGCTTCTGACACCTGTCACCGGCCAGCTTGGGGGAGATAGCCTCTTTCACCGTCAATCCTCCTATGATATGGATAAGGCCTCCTTCCAACCTCATTATCTGAAGATTTTCTCCCTGCGCTATCAGATTGAAACCCAGCTTACACCGACTTGCTATGGCGCTTCTATTCGTTTGGAGCAAAAGCAAGGCAAAGACCTCTCCCTCTATCTTCACGCAGCAGATGAACTGACAGTGGAGCAAGTAGATAAGCGAATGCTTGCCCTAAGACAAGAAGGTGAAACTGAGACTACCAAAAATCCACTGATACTGTTTACTGCCCTACAAATGAACACGGATATTCTTGCTATCAGCCAAGAAAGTAGAGACTGGCGAATTGACTTAGCAAGCAGTCATGCTGAAATCCAGCTAGCAACTTCTTTCATCTCGCCTTCTCAAGCTCTGCTTAATCTACCTCAAACGGACTTTGATAGCTGTAAAGCAAGTGCGAAAGCGGACTGGGAAAATCTCCTCCATCGTTTTGACATACTAGAGACAGGAGAGGCTGACCGGACCTTCTTTGACCACTGCCTCTACAGACTCTTCCTCTTCCCGCAGACTTTTTATGAAGTAAACGAGTCAGGGCAAGCCATCCATATGGACCTGACTACTGGTACTGTAAAGCCCGGTGTCCTCTTTAGCAATAATGGCTTCTGGGATACCTTCCGCACCACCTTCCCCCTCTTTGCGCTTGTCATACCGGAACACTATCACCGCTTTCTAGAAGGTTTCCTCAATAGCTACCGCGATACTGGATTCCTTCCAAAATGGCTGGCTCCAGATGAACGTGGTATGATGCCTGGTACCCTGCTAGATGGCATTATCGCAGATAGCGCCTGCAAGGACATGGCCCCCGACCTAGAAGAAGAACTCCTCCAGGCTATGCTTGAAACAGCCAGCAAGTCCGACCCTCTCGGCATCAATGGTCGCCACGGACTAACCCAATACCAAGAGCTTGGCTACCTCTCTACCGACCACCACGAAAGCGTCAGCCACACTCTAGACTACGCCTATAGTGACTTTTGTATCGCCAGCTGTGCCGAAAAGCTTGGTCAGAATGACATCGCCCAGACTTATAAGGTTGCGTCTCAAAATTACCGTCATCTATTTGATGCTGAAACAGGTTACATGCGAGCGCGAGATAGCCAAGGCAACTTCCGCCCTGACTTCTCCCCCTATAGTTGGGGACGCGACTACGCCGAATGCTCTGCCATTCAAGCGACTTTAGGCGTCCTCCATGACATCCCAGGCTTAATCCAGCTTATGGGTGGAAAAGAAGTCTTTAGCCGCTACCTTTTGAAAGCCTGTCAGGACGCTCCTCTCTTTGAGACGACAAGCTATGGTTACGAGATTCATGAAATGAGCGAGATGGCAACAGCTCCCTTTGGACAACTCGCCATCTCTAACCAGCCTAGCTTCCAAATTCCATATCTCTTTCGCTATAGCAACTATCCAGACTACACTGCCCTTCTCATCAAGAGCCTACGTCAGAAGGCCTTTCACCCAAGCTGGCAAGCCTATCCTGGCGATGAGGACAATGGCAGTCTCTCGGCTTGGTACATCTGGTCAGCTCTTGGTTTTTATCCGACCTGTCCGGGCAAGCCCAGCTATGATCTCGGAATCCCTCTCTTTGACCATCTCCGTATCTACCTGGCTAAAGAAGGTAAATGGCTGGATATCCATGCCGAGCAAAACCACAACCACTTCAACTTTGTCAAAGAATGCCGATTGGACAAGGTGCCAGTATCTAGCATTCAACACCAAAACCTCTTGAAAGCTGAGCAACTGTCCTTCACCCTCAGTTGGTTACCAAATCACTCATAA
- a CDS encoding alpha-L-fucosidase has product MTKIKPHGPLPSQAQLDYLEDELAAFIHFGPNTFYDQEWGSGQEDPMRFNPTKLDAREWVRVLKETGFKKLILVVKHHDGFVLYPTAHTDYSVKASPWRDGKGDLLLEVSQAATEFDMDMGVYLSPWDAHSPLYHVDREADYNAYYLAQLKEILSNPAYGNAGKFAEVWMDGARGEGAQKVNYEFETWFETIRDLQGDCLIFSTEGTSIRWIGNERGYAGDPLWQKVKPDQLGTEAELDYLQHGDPFGTLFSIGEADVSLRPGWFYHEDQDPKSLEELIEIYFHSVGRGTPLLLNIPPNQDGLFDEKDIRRLYEFAAYRDTLYREDLALGTKVSGPALSPDFACHHLTDELEASSWASDAELPIQLELNLGSPKTFDVIELREDLKLGQRIAAFHVQVESNGVWQEFGSGYTVGYKRLLRGSVVEARKIRVTITEAQALPLLTKISLYKTPTLSKKEAVQQLEFSEKSLAVTKGENVHFTVKRTESSSPLEAKISIQPGTGVHGVAYRDEIQVLAFQVGETEKKLTLPTLYFAGDKTLDFYLNLTVDGQLVDQLQVQVS; this is encoded by the coding sequence ATGACGAAAATAAAACCGCATGGACCATTACCAAGTCAGGCCCAGCTGGATTATTTAGAGGATGAACTAGCTGCCTTTATCCATTTTGGTCCCAATACCTTTTATGACCAGGAATGGGGAAGTGGGCAAGAGGATCCTATGCGTTTTAACCCGACTAAGTTGGATGCGCGTGAATGGGTTCGAGTGCTTAAAGAAACGGGTTTTAAAAAGCTGATTTTGGTGGTGAAGCACCACGATGGCTTTGTGCTCTACCCGACAGCCCATACAGACTATTCGGTCAAGGCTAGTCCTTGGAGGGATGGAAAGGGGGACTTGCTTCTCGAGGTTTCTCAAGCTGCAACAGAGTTTGACATGGACATGGGAGTGTATTTGTCTCCTTGGGATGCTCACAGTCCCCTCTATCACGTGGACCGAGAAGCGGACTACAATGCCTACTATCTGGCTCAATTGAAGGAAATCTTGTCAAATCCTGCCTATGGGAATGCCGGTAAGTTCGCTGAGGTGTGGATGGATGGTGCTCGAGGCGAAGGGGCCCAGAAGGTCAACTATGAGTTTGAGACTTGGTTTGAAACCATTCGTGACTTGCAGGGCGATTGTTTGATTTTCTCAACTGAAGGGACCAGTATCCGCTGGATTGGAAATGAACGGGGCTATGCAGGGGATCCCTTGTGGCAAAAAGTCAAGCCAGACCAGTTGGGGACAGAGGCGGAATTAGATTATCTACAGCACGGAGACCCCTTTGGGACGCTATTTTCAATCGGTGAGGCAGATGTTTCTCTTCGGCCGGGCTGGTTTTACCATGAGGATCAGGACCCCAAATCTCTCGAGGAATTGATCGAAATCTACTTTCACTCGGTGGGTCGGGGTACACCTCTCTTACTCAATATTCCGCCAAACCAAGATGGACTCTTTGACGAAAAGGATATCCGGCGACTGTATGAATTTGCTGCCTACCGTGACACACTCTATAGGGAAGATTTAGCTCTGGGAACCAAGGTATCTGGCCCTGCTCTATCACCAGACTTTGCTTGTCATCATCTGACAGATGAACTGGAGGCTAGTTCTTGGGCAAGTGATGCAGAGTTGCCAATCCAATTAGAGCTCAATTTAGGATCACCTAAAACTTTTGATGTGATTGAGCTGAGAGAAGATTTGAAGCTGGGGCAACGCATCGCTGCTTTCCATGTTCAGGTAGAGTCGAATGGTGTCTGGCAGGAGTTTGGATCTGGTTATACTGTTGGCTACAAACGTCTCTTACGAGGATCAGTCGTTGAGGCTCGGAAGATACGCGTGACCATTACAGAGGCACAGGCTTTGCCTTTGTTGACCAAAATTTCACTCTATAAAACACCTACCTTGTCGAAAAAAGAAGCTGTTCAGCAACTAGAGTTTTCAGAAAAAAGTCTAGCTGTGACCAAGGGAGAAAATGTCCACTTTACAGTGAAGCGCACAGAATCTAGCAGTCCTTTAGAAGCTAAGATTTCGATTCAACCAGGGACGGGTGTGCATGGTGTCGCTTATCGGGACGAGATTCAAGTCCTTGCGTTTCAAGTTGGCGAGACTGAAAAAAAGCTAACGCTACCAACCTTGTATTTTGCAGGAGATAAAACCTTGGACTTTTATCTGAATCTGACGGTAGATGGGCAGCTGGTTGACCAGCTTCAGGTCCAAGTTTCATAA
- the adcA gene encoding zinc ABC transporter substrate-binding lipoprotein AdcA: MKKLSLLLASLCALFLVACSNQKQADGKLNIVTTFYPVYEFTKQVAGDTANVELLIGAGTEPHEYEPSAKAVAKIQDADTFVYENENMETWVPKLLESLDKKKVKTIKATGDMLLLPGGEEEEEGHDHGGEGHHHDYDPHVWLSPARAIKLVEHIRDSLSADYPDKKETFEKNAAAYIEKLQALDKAYTDGLSQAKQKSFVTQHAAFNYLALDYGLKQVAISGLSPDAEPSAARLAELTEYIKKNKISYIYFEENASQALANTLSKETGVKLDVLNPLESLTEEATKAGEDYISVMEKNLKALKQTTDQEGPEIEPEKEENTKTVHNGYFEDADVKDRTLSDYVGNWQSVYPFLEDGTFDQVFDYKAKLTGKMTKDEYKAYYRKGYQTDVTKINITDNTMEFVQGGQSKKFTYKYVGKKILTYKKGNRGVRFLFEATDADAGQFKYVQFSDHNIAPVKAEHFHIFFGGTSQEALFEEMDNWPTYYPDNLSGQEIAQEMLAH, translated from the coding sequence ATGAAAAAACTGAGCTTACTACTAGCTAGTCTATGTGCCCTGTTTTTAGTGGCTTGTTCCAATCAAAAACAGGCAGATGGGAAGCTAAATATCGTAACAACCTTTTACCCTGTCTACGAATTTACCAAGCAAGTCGCAGGAGATACTGCTAATGTAGAACTTCTAATCGGTGCTGGTACAGAACCCCATGAGTATGAACCATCTGCCAAGGCAGTTGCCAAAATCCAAGATGCAGATACCTTCGTTTATGAAAATGAAAATATGGAAACTTGGGTTCCAAAATTGCTAGAATCCTTGGATAAGAAAAAAGTGAAAACCATCAAGGCGACAGGTGATATGCTCCTCTTGCCAGGTGGTGAGGAAGAAGAGGAAGGGCATGATCATGGCGGTGAGGGTCACCATCACGACTACGATCCCCACGTTTGGCTTTCACCAGCACGCGCCATCAAACTGGTAGAGCATATCCGTGACAGTTTGTCAGCAGATTATCCTGATAAAAAAGAGACTTTTGAAAAGAATGCGGCTGCCTATATTGAAAAATTGCAAGCCTTGGATAAGGCCTATACAGATGGTTTGTCTCAAGCCAAACAAAAGAGCTTTGTGACGCAACACGCAGCCTTTAACTACCTTGCCTTGGACTATGGACTTAAACAAGTCGCCATCTCAGGTCTCTCACCAGATGCAGAACCATCAGCTGCTCGTCTTGCTGAATTGACCGAGTATATCAAGAAAAACAAGATTTCTTATATCTACTTTGAAGAAAATGCCTCACAAGCCCTAGCTAATACACTCTCAAAAGAAACGGGCGTCAAACTAGACGTGCTCAACCCGCTAGAAAGTTTGACAGAAGAAGCAACCAAGGCTGGTGAGGACTATATCTCCGTGATGGAGAAAAACCTCAAGGCTTTGAAACAAACAACGGACCAAGAAGGACCAGAAATCGAGCCAGAGAAGGAAGAAAACACTAAGACAGTTCACAATGGTTACTTTGAGGATGCAGATGTCAAGGACCGTACCTTGAGTGACTATGTTGGCAACTGGCAGTCGGTTTATCCTTTCCTTGAAGATGGGACCTTTGATCAAGTCTTTGACTACAAGGCTAAGTTGACTGGTAAGATGACCAAGGATGAGTACAAGGCCTACTATAGAAAAGGTTATCAGACAGATGTGACCAAGATTAACATCACGGACAACACTATGGAATTTGTTCAAGGTGGCCAAAGCAAGAAATTTACCTACAAGTATGTCGGCAAGAAAATCTTGACTTATAAGAAAGGCAATCGTGGCGTGCGCTTCCTCTTTGAAGCGACGGATGCGGACGCTGGACAGTTCAAGTATGTTCAGTTTAGTGACCACAATATCGCCCCAGTTAAGGCAGAACATTTCCATATCTTCTTTGGAGGTACCAGCCAAGAAGCCCTCTTTGAAGAGATGGATAACTGGCCAACCTACTATCCAGATAACCTATCTGGTCAAGAAATCGCCCAAGAAATGTTGGCGCATTGA
- a CDS encoding metal ABC transporter permease: MLSLLSYDFMQRAFLAVIAMSLFSPVLGTFLILRRQSLMSDTLSHVSLSGVAFGLVLGISPTISTIAIVLIAAVFLEYLRTVYKNFMEIGTAILMSTGLAVSLIVMSKGKSSSSMSLDQYLFGSIVTISQEQVIFLFAIAAVVLLLTFLFLRPMYILTFDEDTAFVDGLPVRTMSILFNMVTGVAIALMIPAAGALLVSTIMVLPASIALRLGKNFKSVMLLASAIGFLGMVAGLYISYYAETPASASITIIFVAVFLLVSLLKRFIK, encoded by the coding sequence ATGCTTAGTTTGTTATCTTATGACTTCATGCAGCGTGCCTTCTTGGCGGTCATTGCCATGAGTCTCTTTTCTCCAGTTCTTGGAACCTTCCTTATCTTGCGTCGTCAGAGTCTCATGAGTGATACACTCAGTCACGTTTCTCTATCGGGGGTAGCCTTTGGTCTGGTTTTGGGGATTTCTCCAACCATTTCAACCATTGCTATCGTCTTGATCGCTGCGGTCTTTCTAGAGTATCTCCGGACAGTCTATAAGAACTTTATGGAAATCGGAACTGCCATCCTCATGTCTACAGGGCTTGCAGTCTCCCTTATCGTGATGAGTAAGGGTAAAAGTTCTAGTTCCATGAGTTTGGACCAATATCTCTTTGGTTCGATTGTGACCATTAGCCAGGAGCAGGTGATTTTCCTCTTTGCCATTGCGGCGGTCGTTTTACTCTTGACTTTCTTGTTCTTGCGACCGATGTATATCCTGACTTTTGATGAGGACACGGCCTTTGTAGATGGGTTACCTGTCCGCACTATGTCCATCCTCTTTAACATGGTGACAGGGGTGGCCATTGCCCTTATGATACCAGCAGCAGGAGCTCTTCTGGTGTCGACTATTATGGTCTTGCCGGCTAGTATTGCCCTTCGTCTGGGGAAAAACTTTAAATCCGTTATGTTACTAGCCAGCGCTATTGGTTTTTTGGGAATGGTGGCAGGACTTTATATTTCCTACTATGCGGAAACCCCTGCCAGCGCTAGTATCACCATTATCTTTGTAGCTGTCTTTTTGTTAGTCAGTCTATTGAAACGTTTTATCAAATAG
- a CDS encoding metal ABC transporter ATP-binding protein has translation MRYITVEDLSFYYDKEPVLEHINYSVDSGEFVTLTGENGAAKTTLIKASLGILQPRFGKVTISKTNTHGKKLRIAYLPQQIASFNAGFPSTVYEFVKSGRYPRKGWFRRLNAHDEEHIKASLDSVGMWEHRDKRIGSLSGGQKQRAVIARMFASDPDIFVLDEPTTGMDAGSKNEFYELMHHSAHHHGKAVLMITHDPEEVKDYADRNIHLVRNQDSPWRCFNVHESDQEVEHA, from the coding sequence ATGCGGTATATTACAGTAGAGGACTTGTCTTTCTATTATGACAAGGAACCTGTCCTCGAGCACATCAACTATAGTGTTGATAGTGGGGAGTTTGTCACCCTGACTGGTGAAAATGGGGCTGCCAAGACAACGCTTATCAAGGCGAGCCTAGGCATCTTGCAACCAAGATTTGGCAAGGTAACCATCTCAAAGACAAATACTCATGGGAAAAAACTTAGGATAGCCTATCTTCCCCAGCAGATAGCTAGTTTTAATGCTGGCTTTCCAAGTACGGTTTATGAATTTGTCAAGTCGGGTCGCTATCCGCGAAAGGGCTGGTTCCGTCGCTTGAATGCTCATGATGAGGAACATATCAAGGCCAGTCTAGACTCAGTTGGTATGTGGGAACACCGTGACAAACGAATTGGCTCCCTCTCAGGAGGGCAAAAGCAACGAGCAGTGATTGCGCGGATGTTTGCTTCTGACCCGGATATCTTTGTCCTGGATGAGCCAACGACAGGGATGGATGCTGGAAGCAAAAATGAATTTTACGAACTCATGCACCACAGCGCTCATCATCATGGCAAGGCCGTTTTGATGATTACCCATGATCCTGAGGAGGTTAAGGACTATGCGGATCGCAATATTCATCTAGTCCGTAACCAAGACTCGCCATGGCGTTGTTTCAACGTTCACGAAAGCGACCAGGAGGTGGAACATGCTTAG
- the adcR gene encoding zinc-dependent transcriptional regulator AdcR: MRQLAQEIDNFLNEVILRSENQHEILIGHCTSDVALTNTQEHILMLLSEESLTNSELARRLNVSQAAVTKAIKSLVKEGMLETSRDPKDARVIFYQLTELARPVAEEHHHHHEHTLLAYEQVASQFTPNEQEVIQRFLTALVGEIK, translated from the coding sequence ATGAGACAGCTTGCACAGGAAATCGATAACTTTTTAAACGAGGTGATCTTGAGATCTGAGAACCAGCATGAAATTCTGATTGGGCATTGCACGAGTGACGTTGCCTTGACCAATACTCAGGAACACATCCTCATGCTCTTGTCAGAAGAATCCCTAACCAACTCGGAGTTGGCTCGTCGCCTCAATGTCAGTCAGGCGGCAGTGACCAAGGCTATCAAATCTTTGGTCAAAGAGGGCATGTTAGAGACATCCAGAGATCCAAAGGATGCGCGTGTGATCTTTTATCAACTGACAGAGCTAGCTCGACCGGTGGCAGAGGAACACCACCATCATCATGAACACACTCTCTTAGCCTATGAACAAGTAGCAAGTCAGTTTACTCCAAATGAACAAGAAGTTATCCAGCGGTTTTTAACTGCTTTAGTAGGAGAAATTAAATAA
- the nt5e gene encoding cell surface ecto-5'-nucleotidase Nt5e translates to MNKRSLIPVLSTALLAPAFLAGQVYAEEATTPAESSAVVATPATSATPAPVESPAVPETSATSEAVAPAETPTAPAESPKSEEKDTVILHTNDVHGRIVEEKGVIGDAKLATVIEQERAKSNQNTLVVDAGDAFQGLPISNSTKGEARAEILNQMQYDAMAVGNHEFDFGLDEAKKYKEILKFPLLSSNTYVNGARLFEASTIVDKDKTVDGDEFVVIGVTTPETATKTHPKNIKGITFTDPISEVNKVIEEVQAKARAEGKDYKHYVVLAHLGVDTTTPVEWRGSTLAEALSKNPRLKGKRVTVIDGHSHTVASTTYGDNVTYNQTGSYLHNVGKVIYKSRQLLGNPTQIPAADAKKLPANPTVEKLVKDIKQKYDAENAVEIVSNSPVELNGNRENVRVRETNLGNVVADSLYQYGQTGFSHPTDIAVTNGGGLRETIAKGKPITKGNVIAVLPFGNTISQIQVTGQQVLDMFEKSLGSILQVDKDGRKVLDENGQPLLEPSGGFLQVSGVKVYYDTNLPSGKRVLAIQVKNRTTGRYDLLDLAKTYYLATNDFLAAGGDGYTMLGGAREEGPSMDAAFEEYLKTADLTQYEKINPNSRTISVDSTTFSLPVETPQTNAAANDATTNVPLTYEVAGQFSKKAVVSEKALPNTGSEQSIFLLLMGMVAGLAGILSSRKPKQK, encoded by the coding sequence ATGAACAAACGTTCTTTGATACCTGTCTTGTCGACAGCCCTGTTAGCTCCAGCCTTCTTAGCTGGACAAGTCTATGCTGAAGAAGCAACGACTCCTGCAGAAAGTTCAGCTGTTGTAGCGACTCCTGCTACGTCGGCGACTCCAGCTCCTGTTGAGAGCCCTGCGGTACCGGAAACTTCGGCAACTTCAGAAGCGGTTGCACCTGCAGAAACTCCGACAGCTCCTGCTGAATCTCCTAAAAGCGAAGAAAAGGACACCGTTATCTTACACACCAATGATGTCCATGGTCGTATTGTAGAGGAAAAGGGAGTAATTGGAGATGCCAAGTTAGCGACTGTCATTGAGCAGGAGCGTGCAAAATCAAATCAAAATACTCTGGTTGTTGATGCGGGAGACGCTTTCCAAGGTTTACCGATTTCCAACTCTACGAAGGGTGAAGCACGCGCTGAAATTCTCAATCAGATGCAGTATGATGCCATGGCAGTAGGAAACCATGAGTTTGACTTTGGTTTGGACGAAGCTAAGAAATACAAGGAAATCTTGAAATTCCCATTACTTAGCTCAAACACCTATGTCAATGGAGCTCGTCTTTTTGAAGCTTCCACAATCGTTGATAAAGATAAGACAGTGGATGGTGATGAATTTGTTGTAATCGGTGTGACAACACCTGAAACTGCTACAAAAACCCACCCTAAAAACATTAAAGGGATAACTTTTACAGATCCAATCTCTGAAGTCAATAAGGTCATCGAAGAAGTTCAAGCTAAGGCTCGTGCAGAAGGTAAGGACTACAAACACTATGTTGTGCTCGCTCACTTGGGTGTGGATACCACAACTCCAGTCGAGTGGCGTGGTTCAACCTTGGCAGAAGCTCTCTCTAAAAATCCTCGTCTCAAAGGCAAACGTGTGACAGTTATTGATGGGCATTCTCATACAGTAGCTTCCACAACTTATGGCGATAATGTTACCTATAATCAAACAGGAAGTTACCTTCATAATGTTGGGAAAGTTATCTACAAATCACGTCAGCTTTTGGGCAATCCAACTCAGATTCCGGCTGCTGATGCTAAAAAATTACCAGCCAATCCAACAGTTGAAAAACTAGTCAAAGATATTAAACAAAAATACGATGCTGAAAATGCAGTTGAGATTGTTTCAAACAGCCCTGTAGAACTAAACGGTAATCGTGAAAATGTTCGGGTTCGTGAAACTAACCTCGGAAACGTCGTGGCAGACTCTCTCTATCAATATGGTCAAACAGGATTTAGCCATCCGACAGACATCGCTGTGACAAATGGTGGTGGCTTGCGTGAAACCATTGCAAAAGGCAAACCAATCACTAAAGGAAATGTCATTGCCGTTCTTCCATTTGGAAATACCATTTCACAAATCCAAGTGACGGGGCAACAAGTTTTGGATATGTTTGAAAAGTCACTCGGATCTATCTTGCAGGTCGATAAGGATGGCAGGAAGGTCTTGGATGAGAACGGGCAACCATTGTTAGAGCCAAGTGGTGGTTTCTTGCAAGTTTCGGGTGTGAAGGTTTACTATGATACCAACCTACCATCAGGCAAACGTGTCTTGGCCATCCAGGTCAAAAACCGCACGACTGGTCGTTATGATCTCCTAGACCTCGCAAAAACTTACTATCTTGCAACCAATGATTTCTTAGCTGCGGGTGGTGATGGATACACTATGTTGGGTGGTGCGCGTGAAGAAGGTCCTTCTATGGATGCAGCCTTTGAAGAGTATCTGAAGACTGCTGATTTGACCCAGTATGAAAAGATCAATCCGAACTCACGGACGATTTCTGTGGATTCTACAACTTTTAGTCTGCCGGTAGAAACGCCTCAAACGAATGCGGCTGCTAATGATGCGACTACAAATGTACCATTGACTTATGAGGTGGCAGGTCAATTTAGCAAGAAGGCGGTTGTCTCAGAAAAAGCTCTCCCAAATACAGGAAGTGAACAGTCCATCTTCTTGCTCTTGATGGGAATGGTAGCTGGTTTGGCAGGTATCTTATCGAGTCGAAAACCAAAGCAAAAATAG